TAAAATCACCTTAGGATTATCAAGACACTCTAAgtcatacaaatattttattcgttttataaatgaaaattcaggctaggagaggttaagtgacttggctcaGCTCATATATCAGGGCGCAAATGTGAATTCAGTTATCCCACCTCTACTTCAAGTGCTCATCCTACTACACCACTACTTTCAGGCAAAACATTAGCAGCAATTaagttcctttattttttttaattaacaagcaattttttatctttcctcccCATAACCTTTTCCTTgcattgaacaacaacaaaaaaggagaatCATCATAACAAAAATgcagagtaaaaacaaaacaaattcccacatacATATTCAGAAATATATGTCCCATTTCATATATTAAGTCCATCATTTCTCTGATAGGGGATGAGTAGCAAGTTTTATCTTCAGACCTCTGGAGTCATGGTTTGTCATCACACTGATCACTTATGCCACTGACTACACCTTCAAAACCATACCCTATTATCTTGGGTATGCTTTTATGCTAAGTACTTGATTTCCTAATAGAACATCCTAAGGGAAAATTTAAAAGGTTCCTAATAAAGGGACACAGAAGAAAATCATAGAAGAAACACAGAAAGTATCCCTTGGAATCTGATTTGGACTAATAGTGAGATGAAGTAAAACAAAGGAAGATAAATTCAAATGAATGGTCCTGCATTAAGCCAGCCTTTTGCCTGCATGGGATTTGTTTAATCACAAATTCTCCATGCATTAGGTCTCTCAATCTACCCAACAGCTGTTCCAAACTCCTTGTAGCACACTCTGAGGACTTTCCAATCTTTTTAAGTCTGACTTTCAAATTTACTCTGGGCCAGGTCTAGTTTTGGCCAATTCAATGTCTCAGGTTTAGgattaaatgcaataaaacacTCGTGTATTATAACATTCCTTAAATATAAGTTCACAGTACTCACAATTATTAAAAGGTATTTTCTAAAAATAGatatttctcctttctatttccctattCACATTGAGTCTTACATTGCAGTTAGTGACAAGGAAGGCCCACTGACAGAACAAGTCTTACTTAGCTACCAATTCTTGTTACTAACCAATTCCCAAAGTTGactttattccctttttaaaaggAAACCTCCCCTTATCACAAGTTTCTTTTGCCAGGCTTTAGCTGTGCTCCTATTATAATAGGTATAAATAGGTTATTTAATAGTGACATGGTAATGATCACTAAGCTCATTGTGGATAATTTTTGGTGGCAAAGATAGCTTCAAATACTATTTCTTGGGAAAATTTGTTTCACTAATataaaatgtcttctttttttgaCTCTCAGATCCCTCTCATGTTTGATTGAATTCAGAGTTCTTAAATTTAAAGTTCAAATTATTAAATGCTCACAGCCTCTAGGACAGAGGTAGGGAACCTATTTTCTGCCAAaggtcatttggatatttataacatttgcAGGGCATAGAAAATGATCAACTTAAAGAAGTCAAGCAGTGAAATATTGTTGTATCTAGCTTTCCTCTCATCATCACCTGAAGCTGCCTTAGCAAATTATTTCACAAGCCTTATATGGCCAGTGGGCAGGATGTTCCCCATTACTGCTCTAGAATAAACCTTGGTTCACATGGATTATATTTAAATGCCTTTgctaattttgtaatttttggtTCTTTTGAGACTATGTAAGAATAAACCTCAAGGAGAAGAGAATTCTGGATTGTCTTGACTATTGATCATATTGCTTAGATGTCCTTAAATGTCCATTGAACTCTTGAATTCTAGCACAGTGCTAGTATACATTTGTTAAGATTTTtataattctaagaaaaaaacatgtaataaaattataaagaaaaggtGATGTTAAAAAAAGGATAAGGAAATTCAGGAATTTGGGTTTAGATACAAAGATGGCAGGAACTGagacatatgaaaaataaagtttaatttcttggggaaaaaagagcAATTGAACAGCCTGAATCTTAGAAGATAGCAAAGGTTCAAGTCCACAACTTAGGCTTAATGACTACATAGCCCTTTTGTTCAAATTTCAGCTTTGTCCAGTCTAGGACATTAGGACTAAAGGTCCCGCCCAGATATACAGAATTAATCTCTCCTGGTGACAGTGCAAAGTCCCACATGAATATATCTCCAATTTCTCCCACCAGGGATTGCTTCTCATCAAACTTTCCTCCAAAAGAATCCTGCTCTTGACCAAGGATAATCTTTGGTTGGTTCTGCACAACATATCCCCGCTGCAGAGCCTTCCTCACCATGGGTTTCCCATCTACCCATAGTTCAGCAATGCCTGACTCTGACTCCCAGCTGGCACAGAAGTGTCTTGGAGCAAAAGCAGCCTCAGGAACCTGGAACATTGCCCCAGTATTGCCTACAGTCAAGCTGAAATTGTTGCTCTCCCTTTCGTGATAGAGGAGGATCTCATTATCCAGTACCTGAGTGGCAAAAGAGAAAAGGCTATAGCCTCTGGTCAGGTCAGTGTAGAATTTTAGGCACACTGTGAAGGCCTTCAGGGGTTTCTCTAGATGTGGTATTAGAGTCACGTAGGAATCCTGAGACTGTCTTGGGAACACAAAGACTTTCCCACTCAGGTCtgtaggaaaggaagaagggcaaaggaagaaaataaaatttcagacaATTCATAAATTGGTTCCGTCGCTTACACACAAAATCAACAATAGAAAATACAGTGCCTTCCCCAGATCCCATATAAAGAATGTTTCATAGTTATTTTTGTAAAGCTTGCTCCCCCATATCACATCTCAGACACATAATCCCTACCTGTCTGGGCAAGAGCATTTGAAAGACTCAAGATGACCAGAAAGCACAGGGGCAGCTTCTTCATATTCATTCTCCACTTCTGCTCAATCAAGCCTTGGGGAAGAGAGAACATCTACAGTGGAGACCCCCACCTGGTTCAGTGATCTCTTCAGTTGTGCGGATCCACTTGGTGAGGTTTATATCCAAGCTAGTCAGAATGTCAGGAATAATGTGTAAATGATTTTCCAAAACTACCTTTGAGTTTTAGGATCACATTTAAGCTAAGAAATCGATGTGAGTTATTTATTACTGGGATAGTTGAAATTTAGCCTTAGTAGGGACACAAATTGAAGAGCTGGAATTAAAACAGGATTAGATCCTGATGGGAAGAGTCTCCGGGTAATATTTTAAATCTATAggcaaaaaatagaaataatcaagCCTCATCATAGGTTTTAAGGAACAATAAGAAACACAGTTCCCTAGTAACAAGAGCATGTCTTCCATCTAGGAGCTACcatatcaagaatatcaaagtaGTACTGTGAATTAAGCAAGTAGTTCTGAGGTAGAGACTAGATTTTCATTCACTCTgaaggagattaaaaaacaaaattaggtaGATGTCAGAGCTTTTCATGTGGTACTCTAGGCTGACATAGGCTGCTATAGCAgaatcaaaaaataaagtcaaactgGGAGAGAATTTCATTATAGCTATCTAATCCAACACAAAGGCCCAATGAATTTCTTCTACATCACACATGACAAATAGTTATCCAACTTTTGAATCATGATCTGGCAAGATAAGGAATCTACTATATCCTGAGGTAACCTGTTCTGCTTGGAGGAAATCTTTCCAGTCATCACACAtcagtttttctctttgtaacttttaccaactatttttaatttaaccctctgggaaaagagaaaaaaagtctgaTTCCTCTTCATTTATCTATCTGATTCATGCATTTATCCATCAGACATCTAGCCATCAAATTAATCCATCCGATGCCTCTTTAAGTACTTGAACTCAACTATTCCCCACCTTTATACCCAACCAGTCTTCTGAAGATTAAGCATTGCCACTTCCTTAATGAATCTTTATAATGATGTTTAAATCCTTCACATTGTCCTCCACCAATATGTTGATACACATCCTAAACTGTGGTGCTGAGGACCAAATGCAATACTCATGGTTTGCCTTCTTTTAGACAGAATGCTGAGGGATACCACTTACTTACTCCTAGCTGTCTGCCCATTTTGATGCAGTTAAAGTAAGCTTTTTGGTGGCCACCATCATGCTCATCAATCATATTGAGCTTGTGGTTCACTAAAACCCTTATCAATTACTTCCCTACCTTGCATTTGAGAAGTATATTTTTAAACCATTATGTAAGATTTATCCATCTgacatttaatcttttttatttatttaataatttccccagt
The Sminthopsis crassicaudata isolate SCR6 chromosome 4, ASM4859323v1, whole genome shotgun sequence genome window above contains:
- the LOC141539453 gene encoding C-reactive protein-like isoform X1; the encoded protein is MNMKKLPLCFLVILSLSNALAQTDLSGKVFVFPRQSQDSYVTLIPHLEKPLKAFTVCLKFYTDLTRGYSLFSFATQVLDNEILLYHERESNNFSLTVGNTGAMFQVPEAAFAPRHFCASWESESGIAELWVDGKPMVRKALQRGYVVQNQPKIILGQEQDSFGGKFDEKQSLVGEIGDIFMWDFALSPGEINSVYLGGTFSPNVLDWTKLKFEQKGYVVIKPKLWT